Part of the Labilibaculum antarcticum genome, TACTTTCTAGAAAATATACAATGAATAAAAAAGAGGTTTTCCCTAAGGTAAACCTCTTTTTTTATGTGCAAATATGAGTTCTGAAGAGAATTTATTTTTTTATTTTACTTGGAAATAAATGATCATATAATCCACGCAATACATCTTTAAATGGATCTGGGCTAACTCCAAATTTCCTGTTTTCCTGGCTTATCTCAAACACCAACCTCATGTGTTTAGTTACTTCTTTATAGGCTTTTAGAATAGGGTAGTCAGGGTCGTAAATATGTGCAGGTTCCGAATTAGTGCCGTTCAGTTCAATGATTTTTATTTTATCTCCCTCGTAAAGATCCTCTATACTATTTACTTTAAGATCAAAACGTCCATAATAATAACCATCTAAGGGTTTCGCGATCTTGCGAAAAACATTCACTAATTGATCATTAATTAAATAATTCCCATCTATGAATTTAGTGCCCCTGTTGTGGTTGCCAATTGGCTCAATCTTATAGGTTATACCAGAAGGTACAATTTGGTTCCATTTCGTTTTGTATTTCTTTTTTAAGTAGGAAATCCTGCTTTTTGCTCTTACATTTTCATTTACAAGATCTCCGAATTTGGCCTTTCCATTCCCTGTTATTTTCAAAAAATCTTTTCTCACAACAGAAGTAATTCCATCTTTTGTTGAAGAAGGGAATCGGTGATAAAACACTCCCAATTCAATAGGATAGTCTATAAATTCCTGAACAAGGATATCCTCATTTTGTGTTTGTAAAAACAGGTTTAAATCTTCTTCATTATCTATCTTTTCAACACCAATACCTCTTTCGCCTACATTGGGTTTACATACAATAGGAAAGTTAAATTCAAACTTTTGCATTTTTTCACAAATACTTGCTCCATCTTCTTCATTCTTCGATAAAAAACCTTTTGGAAGGTATTTTTTGTCGATAAATTCAAGCATTTTCATTTTATCCATTCCAAATGCACCTCCAAATTTCATACTTGGATTAGTCGCTGTGAAGTAGGAAAAGGAACGGGCTTTAATAGCCAAATAAATACCATAGCCATATACCGGAAAGTAAAAAATCCAGAACGGCCAAAATTCAAAATGAAACCATTTTGAGAGGAAAAAGGGTAGCTTTATTTTCATACGCAACAAGTAAGTTAATTTTGTATTTCTATGTAATTATTCTGTTAGTGCTTTAAAGATGATTAACAGATAAGAGGATACATGAAGTTAGTATTACAACTTAAAATTACAGATTAATGTAATTCATCCGACATTGACTCATTTATAAAACTGTTTTCTATGAATTATTTTGATAATTTGATATCTTACCACTGTTTTCTTTTACCCATTGAAATTTAATTTTATGCAAGTTTTATCTGTCTCTAAAATAATTATTAATCAACTTATTACTCTTTGTGAAGAGCTATCTTTACAGCAGTATTCGGCATCTTTAAATCTATTAATGAACAACTCAATAGGCAAACATATAAGACATATTGTTGAGTTTTATGATATTCTTAAAGATAGTTGTCAAGGAAACTGTGTATTGAGCTACGATAAGCGAAAACATTGC contains:
- a CDS encoding ATP-grasp domain-containing protein translates to MKIKLPFFLSKWFHFEFWPFWIFYFPVYGYGIYLAIKARSFSYFTATNPSMKFGGAFGMDKMKMLEFIDKKYLPKGFLSKNEEDGASICEKMQKFEFNFPIVCKPNVGERGIGVEKIDNEEDLNLFLQTQNEDILVQEFIDYPIELGVFYHRFPSSTKDGITSVVRKDFLKITGNGKAKFGDLVNENVRAKSRISYLKKKYKTKWNQIVPSGITYKIEPIGNHNRGTKFIDGNYLINDQLVNVFRKIAKPLDGYYYGRFDLKVNSIEDLYEGDKIKIIELNGTNSEPAHIYDPDYPILKAYKEVTKHMRLVFEISQENRKFGVSPDPFKDVLRGLYDHLFPSKIKK